In the genome of Nitrospira japonica, one region contains:
- a CDS encoding multidrug efflux RND transporter permease subunit: protein MMSHIFIDRPIMASVVSIIIVVMGLLSVQFLPIAQFPEITPPVVQIDADYPGASAEVVAESVARAIEVQLPGIDNLVYFDSTSSNDGHVTIKLTFEIGTDPDIAQVQTQNREKLAEPQLPPEVIRQGVSVKKMSPDLVGVIALKSTDANHDAVFLSNYAILRLVDNIRRVKGVGDAMVFGQQNYSMRIILNPLLMAKLGLTPTDIAVIVREQNRDYPAGTIGREPALKGTELTIPVITKGRLTEVKEFEELIVRALPDGSLVRLKDVARIELGAQSYALEGRWNSSPTTFIVTFLAPGANALDTVRRTRAEMDELAKSFPPGVSYDIPYDTTRFIEVSIKEVVKTLLEAMVLVVLVVYLFLQSWRATIIPTVAVPVSLIGTFAGLYALGFSINTITLFGMVLAIGIVVDDAIVVVENVERHMREDKVSAKEAAKRAMNEVTAPVIAIVLVLVSVFVPVGFVGGITGQLYKQFAATIAISVTVSGFVALTLSPALCAMVLVHQHGERGKFWIWFDRVFGRTQHGYTSAVAGLVVRPLRVMLVFGLILLVTFGMFSTLPRSFLPEEDQGYFIVVAQLPDGASKQRTDAVLERIERFFQANPAVHSTDAMSGQNFVFGTRGPNSATMFVPLHLWDQRKEPQYHVQSLIGMAYGEFAKIPEALLLAFNAPSLRGVGTVGGFSAQLQDPSGGDFKKFAMVAQQFIERAKKEPALGQVGTNFRVSAPRVYAHVNRERAKALGVPISDIFDTLQAYFGTFYINDFLKFGRIYHVQTEADAEFRSKPQDISKIYVRAQNAQGTNMIPLDTVVTTEYQSGPDPVNHFNGYNTALVLGSAAPGYSSGQALEALDHVAKEVLEPQGYSIDWSNISFQERRVGSQSNLVFVIGLLMVFLVLAAQFESWVVPFAVILAVPFAIFGALAAVWVRGFSNDIYFQIGLVTLIGLAAKNAILIVEFANTRYEAGRPLIEAAVEAARLRFRPIIMTSMAFIFGMVPLVFAAGAGAASRQSIGTGVLGGMLAATFLAIFFVPLFYVLIRKLTVRRSEAAPAHAPAPAMASAEEGL, encoded by the coding sequence ATGATGTCGCACATCTTCATCGACCGGCCGATCATGGCGTCCGTGGTGTCCATCATCATCGTCGTGATGGGACTGCTCTCCGTCCAGTTTCTGCCGATCGCCCAATTTCCTGAGATCACGCCGCCGGTCGTCCAGATTGACGCCGATTATCCCGGTGCGAGCGCGGAAGTCGTCGCGGAGTCGGTCGCCCGCGCCATCGAAGTGCAGCTTCCCGGCATCGATAACCTCGTCTATTTCGACAGTACGAGCAGCAACGACGGGCACGTCACCATCAAGCTCACCTTCGAAATCGGAACCGATCCGGACATCGCCCAGGTCCAGACGCAGAACCGGGAAAAGCTCGCGGAACCCCAGTTGCCTCCGGAAGTCATCCGGCAGGGAGTCAGCGTCAAGAAAATGTCGCCTGATTTGGTTGGGGTCATCGCGCTGAAATCCACCGACGCCAATCACGACGCGGTGTTCCTGTCAAATTATGCGATTCTGAGATTGGTCGACAACATACGCCGCGTCAAAGGCGTGGGCGATGCGATGGTCTTCGGCCAGCAAAACTACAGCATGCGCATCATCTTGAATCCGCTGCTCATGGCCAAGCTCGGCCTGACGCCCACGGACATTGCGGTGATCGTCAGGGAACAGAATCGCGACTATCCGGCCGGCACGATCGGTCGCGAGCCGGCACTGAAGGGCACCGAGTTGACGATTCCGGTCATCACCAAGGGGCGCCTGACCGAAGTGAAGGAGTTCGAAGAATTGATCGTGCGCGCCCTTCCGGACGGCTCGCTCGTGCGATTGAAAGACGTCGCTCGCATCGAGCTGGGCGCACAGTCCTATGCTCTTGAAGGTCGCTGGAACAGCAGCCCGACCACATTCATCGTCACGTTTTTGGCTCCGGGAGCCAACGCATTGGACACCGTACGGCGTACACGGGCCGAGATGGACGAATTGGCCAAGAGTTTTCCGCCCGGCGTGTCCTACGACATTCCCTACGACACCACGCGATTCATCGAGGTGTCCATCAAGGAAGTGGTGAAGACGCTGCTGGAAGCGATGGTCCTGGTGGTGCTGGTCGTCTATCTGTTCCTCCAGAGTTGGCGTGCGACGATTATTCCCACGGTGGCGGTTCCCGTCTCGCTGATCGGCACATTTGCGGGTCTGTACGCCCTGGGCTTCTCGATCAACACCATCACACTCTTCGGAATGGTGTTGGCGATCGGTATCGTCGTCGACGACGCGATTGTCGTGGTCGAAAACGTCGAACGCCACATGCGGGAAGACAAAGTCTCGGCGAAGGAAGCGGCCAAACGCGCCATGAACGAGGTGACGGCGCCGGTTATCGCCATCGTGCTGGTGTTGGTCTCGGTCTTCGTACCGGTCGGCTTCGTCGGCGGGATCACCGGGCAGCTCTATAAGCAGTTCGCGGCGACGATCGCGATTTCAGTGACGGTTTCCGGCTTCGTCGCCCTGACGCTCAGCCCCGCCTTGTGCGCCATGGTCTTGGTCCATCAACACGGCGAGCGGGGAAAGTTCTGGATCTGGTTCGACCGGGTGTTCGGCCGGACGCAGCATGGCTATACCAGCGCTGTGGCCGGCCTGGTCGTTCGGCCTCTTCGCGTGATGCTGGTGTTCGGCCTCATCCTTCTCGTCACCTTCGGGATGTTCAGCACGCTACCGCGCAGTTTCCTGCCCGAGGAGGACCAAGGGTACTTTATCGTGGTGGCGCAGTTGCCCGACGGCGCGTCCAAGCAACGGACGGATGCGGTGCTGGAGCGAATCGAACGTTTTTTCCAGGCCAATCCTGCTGTCCATTCGACCGACGCCATGTCCGGACAGAACTTTGTGTTCGGCACCAGAGGCCCGAATTCAGCCACCATGTTCGTTCCCTTGCACTTGTGGGATCAGCGCAAAGAACCGCAGTACCATGTCCAATCGTTGATCGGCATGGCTTATGGGGAGTTTGCCAAGATTCCCGAGGCCCTGCTCCTGGCGTTCAACGCTCCGTCGCTCCGAGGCGTGGGCACCGTCGGTGGATTCTCTGCGCAACTGCAGGATCCGAGCGGCGGAGACTTCAAAAAGTTTGCCATGGTGGCCCAGCAATTCATCGAGCGGGCCAAGAAGGAGCCGGCTCTCGGCCAGGTCGGGACGAATTTCCGCGTTTCCGCACCGCGTGTCTACGCGCATGTGAACCGCGAACGGGCCAAAGCCCTGGGCGTGCCGATCTCGGACATCTTCGATACGCTACAAGCGTATTTTGGGACGTTCTACATCAATGATTTTCTGAAGTTCGGGCGTATTTATCACGTGCAGACCGAGGCGGACGCCGAATTTCGATCCAAGCCGCAGGATATTTCCAAGATCTATGTCCGTGCGCAGAACGCACAGGGGACCAACATGATCCCACTGGACACGGTCGTCACGACGGAATACCAGAGCGGTCCCGACCCGGTGAACCACTTCAATGGGTACAACACGGCGCTCGTGCTTGGTTCTGCCGCACCCGGCTACAGTTCGGGGCAGGCGCTAGAAGCGCTGGATCACGTGGCGAAGGAGGTCCTGGAACCGCAAGGGTACTCGATCGACTGGAGCAATATTTCATTTCAAGAGCGACGGGTGGGCAGCCAATCCAATCTTGTCTTCGTCATCGGCCTGCTGATGGTCTTTTTGGTGTTGGCGGCCCAGTTCGAGAGTTGGGTCGTGCCCTTCGCGGTCATTTTGGCCGTGCCGTTCGCGATTTTTGGAGCCTTGGCGGCGGTCTGGGTGCGGGGATTCTCGAACGATATCTATTTCCAGATCGGTCTCGTCACGTTGATAGGCCTCGCGGCCAAGAACGCCATTCTGATCGTGGAGTTCGCCAACACGCGGTATGAAGCCGGACGTCCGCTGATCGAGGCGGCGGTGGAGGCCGCACGCCTGCGATTCCGTCCCATCATCATGACGTCGATGGCGTTTATTTTCGGCATGGTGCCCTTGGTGTTCGCCGCCGGCGCGGGGGCCGCCAGCCGGCAGTCGATCGGCACCGGAGTCTTGGGCGGCATGCTTGCCGCTACGTTCTTGGCGATCTTTTTCGTGCCGCTGTTTTATGTGCTCATCAGGAAGTTGACCGTTCGTCGTTCGGAGGCCGCACCAGCGCATGCGCCGGCACCGGCAATGGCCTCTGCAGAGGAGGGACTCTGA